Within the Populus trichocarpa isolate Nisqually-1 chromosome 14, P.trichocarpa_v4.1, whole genome shotgun sequence genome, the region GGCTGACCACCAAATGATAGGGCCGCGCAGGGAGAATCCAACCCCACAATCCTTTCGACTTCTCCTAGGCCTAAATAAAAATCCACTACAGGTACACTATGATGATGCTAGGAAGTGTAGTAGTTgtcttctaaaataatttttttttatttttaaaaaattatttttagtattaatatattaaaataatttttaaatataaaaacttttaaattttaaaaatattgtttgaaattcattttgaaACAAATATGGGAAGTTTGAAAATGTAGTTATAGTTGTTTTATAAAGtgattttttcttggaaatatatcaaaataatattttttattttttaaaaattatttttagcatagcatattaaaatgatttgaaattactaaaaaatattaattttttaaaaataaaataaatttaaaatttttttaaaatacttttaaaatataaaaataaaccgtTACTACAAGCCAATGAATAGAATTAGTTTCCTTGTTTACCTTTTTATCCAtgtcctaaaaaatatatataaaaaaacttccgcctgtttttctttacaattaagcttgtttttttctttttcatatgcCTAGATTATATCAACAATGAGTCGGCGTAATAGTAAATGAGTTTTTCTTATAGAATATTTGTTAATGAGTTGAGAATTCAAGTCTCTGTTGTctcaattctaattttttaactccgatatttttgttgaaaagagtgaaataatttatatatattattcaatttatgtataaaatatatGCTTAACCTGTCCTTCATTACATAGAAACCTTTTTACCATTTAAAACAGGAGAGTTTGAGGAGAACTGTTGTCATATATTTAATTGTCAGATTCAAAAAAGTGTCaagaaacttgaaaaacaacgaagccaattttaaaattaagtcgCTCCAATGCTCTTGCACTAGATGAACCGTAATCATTAGgggttattttatggtagaagaTTAAGATACTGTATAAgtgtaataataattgttttttactgtattttttaatttaaaatatattaaaataatattatttttattttttaacatgctaaaaacaataaaaaaataatttgaaattaaaaaaataaactgaatttGAGCAGGTGATTAAAGAGTAGCACACGGGATAGGTATCCCGGGAGAGAGTGAACATTGTTTTTGGGCATGGTTCCCGGTTGCTTGGGTTGACACTTGTGTAAGAAACCAGGTTTTCAATTAGAAAGAGTGCTCATTAATCATGTGGCGGGTTGTGATTGGTTAGAGGGAGAGAAATTCAAGATTCAAGGCAGATAAAGAATCTACCTAAATGCAACAAAAGCATGTTAGAGACGGAGCTCCCAAGATTAGAATCAGAGAGAGATCCACCGACATTGGGAGAGTTactgtagttgttttttaaattattttttatttataaaaatattaaaatgtattttaaaaaaaatatttttaatattatcatcatctaaaaatattaaaaaatatattaatttttaaaaaaattaaaatttttcagatatatttttaaaagtaaaaacaatcgAATCCTAATGGTATTATCCTTATGCTTTTATGGCTGGTAGTTGAGTACGTGGCACCCATCATTCAGTCACCATCATCATGAAGTACGAAGATGCTGCTACGCTAAATTAACAGGGCAAGTTATGCTACAAATCACACGCGTGATCCCACTCATGGGCACTCCTCCTCTCTGCAACTCCCAACTCTCCCCTTctgatgttattttattttatcttatctgGTTTGTTGAtatcactctcttttttttcttcttctttttctcccaTCTCTTAGAATTTAAATATCGCATTTCTAAGGGTGGTGTTTTCAAATACCGTATTTGAAAAGTATATATTTTAGTAAACTATGCTAATGTGATGAGCTTGCctcaattatttttgaaaaaaaaaaataaaggatagaGGATGCGTCATTTGTATTTCTTCAGATTCTGGAAATTATGGTGCCTAGAAACTCTGAAAATCAGGGTTCATGACATTTTACATagaaaccctttttttttttttacctaaaatatctagaaaaaacCTTAAACACCTTGCTAAAACCATTTATAACTCTAAAAAactgcataaaaattcaaaattaactcaaaataaaaaaataaaactttctaAGTTTAGATCTGGTTTTTTAGAAAAtgttaaagtgaaaaaatatcCAAATTGAACTCTTCTCGCCAAATGAAACTTGTTGACACCAAAATCAATCATTTTAGTAATTAAAATCGGTGTTAACATTGATTTTCTATCTATCGCTTAAATCCAATGTTTTCTCTCCTATTTTAAatcaaggattaaaaaataataaaaattaatttttgtaccaaaataaaattgcaaaaaaatagggatcaaatgagtataatttaaaaaattgaaggactaaactAAGCTTTTTCACTAGAACTTTGAACCCACCATTTATTTTCAACGTGTTTTTCAAATTGGACTTCGTTCTTTCAATCTTGTTCTTGgtcaataaatttgaataaattgtCCTTTAATTTGGCCTCAAAAGAATACAATCATGCAAGAAAAAGTTTgagtatcaaaataaataaaaattcacaatGAAATATGAGGATGGTGAGCAATgcttttttctataataaatttcttatttttgtacTTGAGGACTCAATTGAAACCGTAAATTAAGTTGAAGACTCATTTTAATAGATAAATTTTGTAATCAAAATTGAACTCGAGTTTTGGGCTCGTGAAACTCACAATTGctcatgaatttttattttcttcttctttttcgatAAATGCTTATGAATACAAAACATAGAATTCTTCTACCTGAAATTTGGATTGGCCATACCTCATAGTTGACTGGCATTTGGGCTCTGAAAGTGAAAGCATGAGAAAAGTGATGCCATCCCACTTGGGCTCTGAGTGAAAGCAATGCTAGAGGGTGCATCTAAACTTGCACGGCTGGAATTGAAAGCACTAGTGTCGCTgcaaaacaaaagtaaaaataaatccctctctgcaaaaacaaattcaaaatattttttatttaaaaatatattaaaatattttttaaaaaaaatttaaattttatataaatacattaaaacaatttaaaaatataaaaaataataatttaaaacaataataattttaaattttaacaaaaacgaATCCAGTAATGAGGTGATTGACAATCAACGGTAGCACCCACAGCCTGATAGAGTAACTATCAATCAAATTTTAGATGGCATGTATATCCTCGAATCAACAGAGTTAAACTTCTTCAAGCTACCATCTATCTCTATCTTCTTTTTCAACaaatagaagaacaagaaacatATACAACATTCGAAACTATGACAAGCAAATACTAGAACTTGTTAACTCAATAAATCTGAGATTTCATTTGGTGACTGAGGATTAttcaaataaactaggaaattgCCACGGAAACAAATTGTTAAGGAATCCCAAGAAACAAGAAGATTCCACTAGATATCTAAATTACGTCACGATCTTCTATATTACAAACAGTTGAGTCTTCGAGAACAAGGTGCAGGAGAGATTCCTAGTCAAGTTCTAAAACCAAATCCAGAGAATCTCTTTGAAGCTTCATCTTTTATTCTCTACGAGCTAGAATCTAGGAGATTTACAAGGGAATTGCCTTTCCTGATCCTAGCCCTCCCTGCTTCCTTCAATAGCATGGCTAGCCTTTCCTTCTCATCGGCAACTTCTGGATTTGCTGTTCCAAGTTTTTCTTCTCTCAACTTGAGTATGTACTCCAATATCACAGTTGCATCTTCTACCCTATAAAGTTAACCACAATTCTCCATTCAGTACAGCGCCTCCAACAACAGAGGAACCTCAACTTTTGGCTTTGAAAAGTAATCGCATAAATTGAATACTTAAATGTAATCAACAAATGCACAAAAGTTTCTCCAATAAGCTAACCCACTGAAACTTGCATCAGGGACTTGCTGATAACATTAAGTGAATACACTATGGCTTCAAATATCACCCAGCATGTAAGATGAGTGAATAGATGGTCCAATCCAAAACATGCCAAAGCAAAATGCCATAATCATAAATAGGTCCCATATAGTCAGGTTGAAGATTTTACCAAGCAAAATACGAGGATTTCAAGACAATCTAAGAACATCTGAGGTAGatattggggggggggggggggggggggcgaaGGGATCGTTATTCCTGGTAAACACCTTCGGTGAACCAGTAGTAAAGGGTGAATGCTATCCCGTTTGGAAACTATACATGCCAATTGTCAAAACCAGCCTATGCAAAATGATTGCCATGCTTTGTAGAAAATGAAGAGTTTCGCCTGGTTCGACGGTATGATAAAGCCAAATAAGTGACTGCAACAGATAACAAAAAGAAGCTGCAAATGTTTATAGCAGGTAATGATGTAAAAAAGACCTTGGGATGAATACAAAAATATTCTCACCTTCCCATAGCATCATAAGTTGCTGCAAGGTTGCTATACACTCCAATCGTATCCAAGTGACATGAGCCACATTCCTGCTCTAAAATCTCCCTTGCTTCTTGAAACAACTGAGCTGCCTCATCTATCCTGTACAGTTGTGCACTGGCCAATCCCATCTGGTTCAACACAATCCCAAAGAAGACTGATCTAGTCTTCCCACTAGCCCGGAGCTTTGCTACAGCATTTTTAAAGGAACTTCGAGCCTCCCCGTACCTTCCAACCTTGTAAAACATCACCCCCATATGTGCTTCTATTCCCGCAATCATGCTATGTTGCCCTGGGGTATCCTTCAACAACTTCATTGCCATGTCCAAGAGCTTCAACGCCTCCTCGTGCTCATTTAAAGCTTGATAGATGGCTGAGATTTCAGTCAGCCCACTAGCAATCTCCTCGGTTGCAATTCCAGGCACTGGCTTTGAAAGTATTCTCAGGGCATTCTCACAATATGATTTGGATTCTCTTAGCTTGCCTGTCTTACAATACACATCTGCCAAGCGAATATAGACTGATGCAATGGTACAGTGATCATCTCCTCTTATGGATTTAAAGACTGTTAAGGctttttgataggaaaaaatggCTTCATCAAATCGACAAAGGGACACATAGATATTGCCAATGCTAACATCAATGGCAGCAACTTCATTTTCCTGACCAGCAGCAATCATCACCATGCTAGCAAGGACAAGGTGCTCAAGTGCAGATTCATAGTCCCCCTTTGCTTCATAAATAAGAGCCATAAGCCGGCGATCACCTGCCTCTTCAAGTGATGCTGGGGCATTATGCACCCTTTGAATTTCAAGGCTCCTTTGGCATAGTTTTTCTGCCTCGTCAAACTGCATTGCTTGAACATAAGCCTCGGCTAAGTACCTGCCATTGTCACTGTTAAAACAAGTTTCACAGCAAACATCctgtatatatacatatttaattattactaCAAATAACAAATTTACTTTTAACTTAGCAGGTGGTTAAAATTGCACcagaatttaaattgaattggatAGGTATTTTATTGGTGGATTTGTTAAAGGGGATCATTATGTTAGCCTATTTGAATGAATAGTAGCGCAAGTTAGCAAACCACAGAGCAAAAGACTATAATAAGCCCCCAGCTAAAAAGGAGGGCCTAACCTGCAAGTCTCAGTAACACTTGGATCCAAATCCCCGAGAGTCTCAGTTTGGATCTTTAAACCCGACTCATAAGACGATATGGAACGGTCTACTCGCCCCAGCATAGAATACGTGTCACCAAGCTGCATGAACCCGGAAAACTTCGCCACCGCATGATCCGACCCGTTTTTATGATCCAGAGCCTCAATAGACCGTTCTAGAACCGGAATTGCATCCTCCAACCGGCCCATGCTGCAATAGATCGCTGCTTCTACTTGCAAGCTCATAGCCAGGTCCAGACCGAGACCCGAGGATTTCTCAAACGATATGGACGCACGGGCGGCATAATCCAAGGCCTTATTCTGGTTATCACCAGAAGCTACGGTGTCTATGGCAAGCTTTAATAAAAAGGGACCCAGATCCGGGTTATCAAGAGACGACTCATGGGTGCGTAGTTCTTGCAGTGTCTTGTTAGGaggtttgatttttggtttaGCGAAGGAGGGTGATGGGGTTCGTTTTAGTAGCGGAGATGGAGTTTCATAGCCGTTTTTATGGATGCAATTGTCGTTTTGAGGAAAGGAAACATGTTGTGGTGTGGCATTTGGTGTGGTTTTTGCAGAGACTAGGCCCAAcatagttacaaaaaaaaaccagcaatCCACAATACAGATTAGTTTCTACGGTTCAAAGGAGAGCTGAAACTGAAAGCGGCTATGTTTTGATTCACATTGCATGGTTTTGGATAAATAGAGTGGAAAAATTAATGGGTTTCTCTTTTCTGGCACAAAGGGCTTAATTATTAATGGTGGTGGCTTGGAAGAGACTTCTAATGATGAAGCAGTTTGAGTATTTTAATTTGACAACAAGCTTTACAACGAAAAAAGGGAGAAACAGAGACACAAAATCCATCAGCTCTGCCGCAGTCAGGCTTTACTGTGctgttctctttctttctttttacgcTATAAGAACACCATGCTTTGCTTCGTTCCTCAGCAATCGCTGTTTCAATTTCAGGGTAGTACTGTAATTAGTGGCTGTCTGTTTGTCACTGGCAAATATCCTCAAAACCCCCTCCACTGTATTTAAATTACGGTCTCTGCCATTTAAATAACCAAACGGTGTGTTTTACGCTGGTGTTTTTGTGCCCTTTGCTTTGTCAAACCGATAAACCCTTCTCATCTCTCTCTGGGCCTTTTCATTTGGCTGGCGCATCTGTCGACGGTGATTCTAGAGGTAATTAACATCTAACATCTGCAGACTACTTGCCTTGTTACTGCCGTGcctattttgaatatatatattcaaaataggCACAGAATTAACAAGGCAAGTATTCAGTAGATGTTAGATAGGATGAGCTAAGGCTGGAGATTTAAGAAGGAATGATTTTTAACTGGGTTTATAGAttttgaagacaaaaaaaaaagaagtcggAATCGAATAATTGTGTTCCTCGTATAGGTAGTTTCTATGAAGTGTGAGAAATTTAATGGAGCAGTgtgcaaataagagaagaaggCAAATGAAATGCTTAATGGGCGGTtttaaaataagagaagaagGCAAATGAAATTTAATGGAGCTGTGTGCAAATAATTGTGTTTCGTGTTATAATTGTATGCTTCAGTGGCTTAAGGACGTCCTAGTATTTCAGACATGTTAAACGTAAGAAAGGATGGTTTAACTTGTGATTTACTTAGCATTGAAATCTGATCTGAATTTGCCCGAAAAAATGTTGCTGGTTTGATGTTCTCTGATTTAGAATACTTTTCAGAGTTATTGAAGTTCCAGGTGGGTTGAAAGTTTGATCTTTGTGTGCTGTATACTAAATGTATCGTTTGGATTCTCTGAAGGGTCCTTGGGTTCCAATCCACCTTTCATGCCGACTAGGTAGATGGCCCTTTGATCACAGTGCATATGAATTGGATCACAGCAAGCTGTTTGATGCTGTGGCAAGAGCTAAATTCCTTTGGTGTTTCAaatatgtttgaaattgtgTCTCATCTGGTCACATATTACATTAGCCACTCATTCCTTGCACTTTTGAAAGCTGCTTTCATTTCCTTCTTTAATGGTACTCGGCGCTTGCAATGTGCTTTGTTCAGGTTTCGCTAACTGGGCCTTTCATATCATAATTTTGGATTGTGTCAGATCATAGTGCTAATGCCATCATAGTTCTCATGCTTATATTATGTAACTTCACTTATTCCAGACTGGCCCATGctgtttcttccttttttcatGACTTGTAGATTTATCCTTTTCCCCTTTATTACCTGCAGGTTTTTGTAAGGGATTTTGTTCGTAGTGGCTTAGCATGTCTAATGAAGGAACCTGCAGAACCTGGGATTGTGAAGAATTTTCTGCTGAAGACCCCCCCACCTCCAGGGTTTGGAAAAAAAGGGTTGATAACTTCGCTCTTGGAGAAGGTGTCTTGCCTGCAAGTTTTAAGGTCCTCTATGACTATGATCAGGAAAAGGAAACCTTGCTTGTGGATTTGGTGCCAGTGCAATTGGAAGAGTGGCGCCTGTTGATTCAGGTTTCTGGTGGATAATTCTTATTAGGTCCTATATCAAGCGCACTCGTGATTGTGCCCTATTAGATCGCCCAGAAGTGCAGAGAGGAATGAAACTGATACTTAAACTTTGCCTTTTGGATGGCTTTGACACTTTCCTAACACTTTTATGTGCAGATGGGTGCTGCATGATGACAGGAGGATGGTGAGTTTTCTCTTCATTGTAATCCACAATCTTGATGGAATATGGGAAACCATATCATTTCAATTTGATAATGCTGATCCACACTATATAGTATAGGTCTGATCATTGAGTCATTCATTTTAGGTCAACGTAAAATTAGGTTTCCCTTCTTATTTCTACATATCTTCTCCCTTTCAGCACAATCTTGTTTTTATATGCGCAGTTATGAACATCAAATGCAGAGAGCTTATCCCTTGAATTTGAAATAGCAGCCCATTCAGTTCGCTTTCTTTTTAACTAGATTGGAGAGAACAACTGTGATTGCACTTATGGATATTCTGAATGGCAACTAGCATTAATGAAGAGGTTCGGATAGGAGCCCATTCTAATCTTGGTTCCCAGATAATTAggaaaattcaataatttctcTTGATGGACTGTAATTTTGCAGTTGaacttccttttgtttttggaacAGGGAATATACGGGTATCCAATTGAAATCCAAGCACTTTTCTACTTTGCACTAAGGTTTGCAAAGCAGATGTTAAGACCAGAGCGCGATAGCAAGGGATTTATCGAGCGAATTAAGAAGCGCATCACAGCTCTCAGCAACAATATTGGCTGGATTTCACACAGCTAAAAAACATATATCGCTACAAAACTGAGGAGTACTCCCACACTACagtcaataaatttaatgtcaTCCCGGAGTCCATTCCTGATTAGGTGTTTGATTTCATGCCTTTGCGGGGAGGTTACCTGATAGGCAATGCCAGCCCAGCTCGCATGGATTT harbors:
- the LOC7486780 gene encoding protein KINESIN LIGHT CHAIN-RELATED 1 isoform X2, giving the protein MLGLVSAKTTPNATPQHVSFPQNDNCIHKNGYETPSPLLKRTPSPSFAKPKIKPPNKTLQELRTHESSLDNPDLGPFLLKLAIDTVASGDNQNKALDYAARASISFEKSSGLGLDLAMSLQVEAAIYCSMGRLEDAIPVLERSIEALDHKNGSDHAVAKFSGFMQLGDTYSMLGRVDRSISSYESGLKIQTETLGDLDPSVTETCRYLAEAYVQAMQFDEAEKLCQRSLEIQRVHNAPASLEEAGDRRLMALIYEAKGDYESALEHLVLASMVMIAAGQENEVAAIDVSIGNIYVSLCRFDEAIFSYQKALTVFKSIRGDDHCTIASVYIRLADVYCKTGKLRESKSYCENALRILSKPVPGIATEEIASGLTEISAIYQALNEHEEALKLLDMAMKLLKDTPGQHSMIAGIEAHMGVMFYKVGRYGEARSSFKNAVAKLRASGKTRSVFFGIVLNQMGLASAQLYRIDEAAQLFQEAREILEQECGSCHLDTIGVYSNLAATYDAMGSDTSAFNSSRASLDAPSSIAFTQSPSGMASLFSCFHFQSPNASQL
- the LOC7486780 gene encoding protein KINESIN LIGHT CHAIN-RELATED 1 isoform X1; amino-acid sequence: MLGLVSAKTTPNATPQHVSFPQNDNCIHKNGYETPSPLLKRTPSPSFAKPKIKPPNKTLQELRTHESSLDNPDLGPFLLKLAIDTVASGDNQNKALDYAARASISFEKSSGLGLDLAMSLQVEAAIYCSMGRLEDAIPVLERSIEALDHKNGSDHAVAKFSGFMQLGDTYSMLGRVDRSISSYESGLKIQTETLGDLDPSVTETCRYLAEAYVQAMQFDEAEKLCQRSLEIQRVHNAPASLEEAGDRRLMALIYEAKGDYESALEHLVLASMVMIAAGQENEVAAIDVSIGNIYVSLCRFDEAIFSYQKALTVFKSIRGDDHCTIASVYIRLADVYCKTGKLRESKSYCENALRILSKPVPGIATEEIASGLTEISAIYQALNEHEEALKLLDMAMKLLKDTPGQHSMIAGIEAHMGVMFYKVGRYGEARSSFKNAVAKLRASGKTRSVFFGIVLNQMGLASAQLYRIDEAAQLFQEAREILEQECGSCHLDTIGVYSNLAATYDAMGRVEDATVILEYILKLREEKLGTANPEVADEKERLAMLLKEAGRARIRKGNSLVNLLDSSS